From Nguyenibacter vanlangensis, one genomic window encodes:
- a CDS encoding STAS domain-containing protein: MEGESGAASPLACVILPERLDSAAAEALKALIAQARDQAGTETVALDASGVGYVGGLCLQVLLASGCPVVAPSEKIREAFALFGVSAFLQEPLPLLQ, from the coding sequence ATGGAAGGCGAATCCGGCGCGGCGTCCCCCCTTGCCTGCGTGATATTGCCCGAACGGCTGGACAGTGCAGCCGCCGAGGCGCTGAAGGCGCTGATCGCGCAGGCACGGGACCAGGCCGGGACGGAAACGGTGGCACTTGACGCATCCGGCGTCGGCTATGTCGGCGGCCTGTGCCTGCAGGTTCTTTTGGCCAGCGGCTGCCCTGTGGTCGCACCGTCGGAGAAGATCCGCGAGGCATTTGCCCTTTTCGGGGTCAGCGCGTTCCTGCAGGAACCGCTCCCCCTTCTGCAGTGA
- a CDS encoding methyl-accepting chemotaxis protein, which translates to MLQIIIEAAGYLAHEPIDHMFLMNMCALAFGQVVVFIIWQMMTRVVTTPLETLRDLGEQLGRGENRANVPFLDNKDCAGRLARVMVAFARSVREQGEAQTRQAAMAAEIRQSLDRSEERDRHTHAVIEALGTALKELAEGDLELRITDPIFDGEFAPLRDAFNNSAMRRSEALRAVANNSELIATGATEISTASADLAKRTEKQAANLGQAAASVRTVTDGVQRIARACSDASAETKQSLEKVKSATGIMAETTSAMDGIKKSSDAIGEIISVIDGIAFQTNVLALNAGVEAARAGDAGRGFAVVAQEVRSLAEKSAKSASEIKRLISVSAEQVDKGVDLVQQTGRYLTDFAGSTQNIATRVEEVSVSTQDQAQRLSEITAFISEMDQVTQQNAAMVEETTAASHNLTAETRTLTQTLSRFRIGNERRHAADDGMAVLSPARPQTRAGRPPSPSLTAPLLTTSPDQGWEDF; encoded by the coding sequence ATGCTCCAGATCATTATCGAGGCCGCCGGGTATCTCGCCCACGAGCCGATCGACCACATGTTCCTGATGAATATGTGCGCCCTGGCTTTCGGACAGGTGGTCGTCTTTATCATCTGGCAGATGATGACACGTGTGGTGACGACCCCCCTGGAGACGCTGCGCGATCTTGGCGAGCAGCTCGGCCGTGGTGAAAACCGCGCCAATGTGCCGTTTCTCGACAACAAGGATTGCGCGGGGCGCCTGGCGCGCGTGATGGTCGCGTTCGCGCGAAGCGTGCGCGAGCAGGGCGAGGCGCAAACCCGCCAGGCGGCCATGGCGGCGGAGATCAGGCAGTCTCTCGACCGCAGCGAGGAACGGGACAGGCACACGCACGCGGTCATCGAGGCCCTTGGCACGGCGCTGAAGGAACTGGCCGAGGGCGATCTCGAGCTGCGGATCACGGATCCCATTTTCGACGGCGAATTCGCGCCGTTGCGCGATGCGTTCAACAATTCGGCCATGCGCCGGAGCGAGGCGCTGCGGGCCGTGGCCAACAATTCGGAACTGATCGCGACCGGGGCCACCGAAATTTCCACCGCGTCCGCCGATCTTGCGAAGCGGACGGAAAAGCAGGCGGCCAACCTCGGCCAGGCCGCGGCGTCGGTGCGCACCGTGACCGATGGCGTGCAGCGCATCGCCCGGGCCTGTTCGGACGCCAGCGCCGAAACGAAGCAGTCGCTGGAAAAGGTCAAGTCCGCGACCGGCATCATGGCCGAGACGACGTCGGCGATGGACGGCATCAAGAAATCGTCGGATGCGATCGGCGAGATTATCTCGGTCATCGACGGCATCGCCTTTCAGACCAACGTCCTGGCGCTGAATGCCGGTGTCGAGGCGGCCCGCGCGGGTGACGCCGGCAGGGGCTTTGCGGTGGTCGCGCAGGAAGTCAGGTCCCTTGCCGAGAAATCGGCGAAGTCGGCCAGCGAGATCAAGCGCCTGATTTCCGTCTCGGCGGAACAGGTCGACAAGGGGGTCGACCTGGTGCAGCAGACGGGGCGCTATCTGACTGACTTCGCGGGCAGCACGCAGAATATCGCGACCCGGGTCGAGGAGGTTTCGGTCTCCACGCAGGACCAGGCCCAGCGTCTGTCAGAGATCACGGCCTTTATCAGCGAGATGGACCAGGTGACCCAGCAGAACGCGGCCATGGTCGAGGAAACGACCGCGGCCAGCCATAACCTGACGGCCGAGACCAGAACGCTGACCCAAACCTTGAGCCGTTTCAGGATCGGCAATGAGAGGCGTCACGCCGCCGACGACGGCATGGCCGTGCTGTCGCCCGCGCGGCCGCAGACGAGAGCCGGCCGGCCGCCTTCCCCCAGCTTGACCGCCCCGCTGCTGACGACGTCGCCGGATCAGGGATGGGAAGATTTCTGA
- a CDS encoding response regulator, whose amino-acid sequence MASRQNLRVLTIDDSRTMQGMLRKALEEAGCDVIQGADGVDGLDVLRGADPPPNVVITDINMPRMDGFEVIETIRTMNQFKHLPIIVLTTESDPEKKARARTAGATGWIVKPFSSESLVAAIRRVTA is encoded by the coding sequence ATGGCGAGTAGACAGAATTTACGTGTCCTGACGATCGATGATTCCCGGACCATGCAGGGCATGCTGCGCAAAGCGTTGGAAGAGGCCGGGTGCGACGTCATTCAGGGCGCGGACGGAGTCGATGGGCTGGACGTCCTGCGCGGCGCCGACCCGCCCCCCAATGTGGTCATCACCGATATCAACATGCCGCGCATGGACGGTTTCGAGGTGATCGAGACGATTCGGACCATGAATCAGTTCAAGCATCTGCCGATCATCGTTCTGACCACGGAGAGCGACCCGGAAAAGAAGGCCCGGGCCAGGACGGCCGGCGCGACCGGATGGATCGTCAAGCCATTCAGTTCCGAGAGTCTGGTCGCGGCCATCCGGCGGGTTACGGCCTGA